The DNA window TGCGCTGCTCCCAACGCGGGTCTCGATCATTGGTTATCCGAATCAGGGGTTGGCCCCCCTCCGTCCACTCCTGACGGCTGGGGGGATCTCGGCGCCCAATCTCCAGACCGCCGCTTCCCGTCCGATCTCGATTCACGCGAATGTTCGGCCAGGAAACAGCGGCGGACCGGCGCTCGATGGGGCGGGGCGTGTCGTTGGCGTCGTATTCGCCGCGGTCGATACGCCCGCGGTCTATAAAAACACGGGACGCGTGGTACGGGATGTTGGCGTGGCCATCCCGAACCGTCTGTCCCTGAGCTTTCTGGAACGTAGCGGGGTCTCCCCAACGACGACTGGCGTCACGGCAAAGCGTGATAATCTTCTCAAGGAGGCAAACCAGTTCGTCGCCCGTGTCGAATGCTGGCGCTGAGACCGCGCGACTTGTCGGATCAGGTCCGTGAGCTTAAGTGAAGCCGTTTGTGGTGAGTCCTGAGTCCGTCGAAGGGTCGAACCACGAACAGCTTCACTTAATGGCAGTGGAGCGACGATGGACGCATGCGTCAAACCTCTGGAGTGCTCACGCGATGTTGCATGCAACCACGCCAACGGTTGACAATCGAATGACAAACTTGTCTGACAAGGACCGCCATCGGATACAGGTGCACGCTCTTCCCGTGTCGCGAACACCAACGCTTTCGAGTTTGCTGCTGGCGCAGCGAAAACCCTTTCTCGTCATCGACGCGGAAGGCCGGATTCGCGATGTCAATGGGGCGCTCGAAGAGGCTTTCGGGCTCGATCAGGTGCGCCTGGCTGGCTGCTCCTGTTGCCGGCTGGATGCCGTGGCCATGGAGGACTGTCGGCATCGGCGGTTTTTCCGCGATTTGGAACCCTATGTCGAGACCCACGCACTGATGACCGCCGGGGGCGACATCCGCTTTGCCCAGATCCAGGGATTCCCGGTGATCGACGAAGACGCTCAAGTCTATTTGGGCGAAGCGTTGCATTTCCCAAAAAGTCACTCGGACACGCCCGGGATGGTCGGAAATTCCGCTGCCTTGCGTGGCCTGAAACAGGAATTGACTCAGGCCGCCGCGACCGATGTCTCGGTCTTTCTGGGTGGCGAAACCGGCTCGGGTAAGGAACTGGCGGCCGAGTTCATCCATCGCCATTCGCGGCGCGCGCAAGGGCCGTTCGTCGTCGTCGACTGCACGGTTTTGAGCGAGGATCTGTTCGAGAGCGAACTCTTCGGCCATGTCAAAGGGGCCTTTACGGGGGCCATCGGTCACAAGGTTGGGCTGTTTGAATTGGCCGACGCGGGCACGCTGTTTTTCGACGAGATTGGCGAACTTCCGCTGTCGCAACAACCCAAACTGCTACGCGCGCTCGAAACCGGTGTCTTCAGACCCGTGGGCGCGACCAAAACCCGCCGCGCGGATGTGCGCGTCGTGAGCGCCACGCACCAGGATGTGCAGGCCATGATGCAGCGCGGCGAGTTTCGGCAGGATTTGTACTATCGGCTGGCGGTGCTCCCGATCGCGATCCCGCCCCTGCGAGCACGTCGGGAAGACATTCCCGCGCTGGTGGATCATTTATTGCTGAATATCGGAGCCAATAACAACCGAGGCTATCGGGTGGAGCAGGATGCCATGCGAAAATTATTGCTCTACGAGTTTCCTGGAAACGTCCGGGAGATGCGTAACCTGCTGCATCTTGCCGCGGCACTCTCCCCAAACGGCGTCATCACGCAGGATTTGATCCGCTTGTCCGACACCGGCAATGAGCCGTCGCCAGCGCGGAAACCGGCTCAAGAGATCCGCCATCCGGGGCTGGAGCAACTCTCCCCGATCGAAGCCGCCGAGGCTGGATACATCATGGATCTTCTACAGCGGCATCGCGGCAGTCGGACGGAAGTCGCGGCCAGCATGTCGATCAGCGAGCGGACGTTATATCGGAAGCTCAAGCGATACCGACTCAACCTACCGTATGAGCGGAATGGCAGTGACCACTGATCTCGCGACGCTCGACGTCAAGGTCGGGCTGATGCGCTGGAATCTGGAGACGGCCTCCGGGCTGGCGGCCGACCAGCGTCCGCCGGGCGATATCCGCAACCTGATTCGCTCCAGCGACGATCTTCCCCCATTGCCGGAAATCAGCCGCCGGCTGCTCCGGCTGCGGAACGATCCCAATGCCGGCGCGCCGATGTTGGCTGAAATCGTCGAACTTGACCCCTTGCTGACGACCCAGATTCTGCGCTGGGCAAACTCGGCCTATTATGGCCTGCGCGAACCGGTCTCCTCCGTGCGCGATGCCATCGTGCGGACACTGGGCTATGATCTGGCGCTCAATCTGGCCTTGGCGCTTGCCGCGTTGAGTCCGCTGCAGACCCCGAACGAGGGGCCGATCGCGCGTGACGCGGTCTGGCGTCATGGCGTCAAATGCGGTGAGTTGATGCAGGCGCTCGCCAAAAAACTCCCTGCCGAGATGCGTTCGCCGCCCGGTCTGATCCACCTGGTTGGCATCACGCAAAACATCGGCTATCTCCTGCTCGGTCATCTTCTGCCCGAACAATTTCGGTTCGTGAGTCGTCTGATCCGGGCAAATCCAACCCTGGCGCTCCCCGAGATCGACCGTTTGGCGCTTGGCGTCGATCACACG is part of the Thiocystis violascens DSM 198 genome and encodes:
- a CDS encoding sigma-54 interaction domain-containing protein, yielding MSRTPTLSSLLLAQRKPFLVIDAEGRIRDVNGALEEAFGLDQVRLAGCSCCRLDAVAMEDCRHRRFFRDLEPYVETHALMTAGGDIRFAQIQGFPVIDEDAQVYLGEALHFPKSHSDTPGMVGNSAALRGLKQELTQAAATDVSVFLGGETGSGKELAAEFIHRHSRRAQGPFVVVDCTVLSEDLFESELFGHVKGAFTGAIGHKVGLFELADAGTLFFDEIGELPLSQQPKLLRALETGVFRPVGATKTRRADVRVVSATHQDVQAMMQRGEFRQDLYYRLAVLPIAIPPLRARREDIPALVDHLLLNIGANNNRGYRVEQDAMRKLLLYEFPGNVREMRNLLHLAAALSPNGVITQDLIRLSDTGNEPSPARKPAQEIRHPGLEQLSPIEAAEAGYIMDLLQRHRGSRTEVAASMSISERTLYRKLKRYRLNLPYERNGSDH
- a CDS encoding HDOD domain-containing protein gives rise to the protein MAVTTDLATLDVKVGLMRWNLETASGLAADQRPPGDIRNLIRSSDDLPPLPEISRRLLRLRNDPNAGAPMLAEIVELDPLLTTQILRWANSAYYGLREPVSSVRDAIVRTLGYDLALNLALALAALSPLQTPNEGPIARDAVWRHGVKCGELMQALAKKLPAEMRSPPGLIHLVGITQNIGYLLLGHLLPEQFRFVSRLIRANPTLALPEIDRLALGVDHTQLGLWLFEAWEMPPALRAVVRQHHNPSYRGEHENLVCLTCLADSLLADSPWRLGAKPSAMDNQWLLDRLGIGPDACGEALGSVLTDKDAVV